From the Deltaproteobacteria bacterium genome, one window contains:
- a CDS encoding TVP38/TMEM64 family protein encodes MSDQRRRLAIRGLIFIVLVALLFFFSRYIPRPFSAFAPASEDLDDFEGIYASSDKLSKFLQNLGPYSPAVFVLLQVLQVVAAPVPGELTGVAGGYVYGETVGFLLSTVGLSLGSWLAFELASILGRPFVERFVKRDVLEKFNFLTSSTGVVICFVLFLFPGFPKDYLCYVLGLSRMKVGTFLFVSIIGRIPGTYLLTMQGATIANQQYSTFAIISVASVAILGVAYFYRNQIFDWVKRREEPK; translated from the coding sequence ATGAGCGACCAACGGCGCCGCCTCGCCATCAGAGGGCTGATCTTCATTGTTCTGGTAGCGCTGCTGTTCTTCTTTAGCCGCTATATTCCTCGGCCATTCAGCGCCTTCGCCCCTGCCAGCGAAGATCTCGACGACTTCGAGGGGATTTATGCCAGCAGCGATAAGCTCAGCAAGTTCTTGCAAAACCTCGGCCCCTACTCGCCGGCAGTATTCGTCCTATTACAAGTCTTACAAGTGGTGGCCGCGCCAGTTCCCGGCGAGCTCACCGGCGTCGCCGGCGGTTATGTCTACGGCGAAACGGTGGGTTTTTTGTTGTCGACGGTTGGACTTTCCCTAGGCTCGTGGTTGGCCTTTGAGCTGGCGAGTATTTTGGGCCGGCCTTTTGTCGAGCGTTTCGTCAAACGTGACGTGCTCGAGAAGTTCAACTTCCTCACCAGCAGCACCGGCGTGGTGATTTGCTTTGTGCTGTTTTTGTTCCCCGGTTTTCCCAAGGATTATCTTTGCTACGTACTCGGCTTGAGCCGCATGAAGGTCGGCACGTTCTTGTTCGTATCCATCATCGGCCGAATCCCCGGCACTTATCTGCTCACCATGCAGGGTGCGACCATCGCCAATCAACAGTACAGCACATTCGCGATTATCTCTGTGGCATCGGTGGCGATCTTGGGGGTCGCCTATTTCTATCGCAATCAGATTTTCGACTGGGTCAAACGGCGCGAGGAACCGAAATAA
- a CDS encoding glycosyltransferase family 39 protein produces the protein MINIVQISNSQTAIAEHDDRFDRLASWLPWIVFACAIFILFFQLGAAPLFEPDEGRNSEKAREILVLQDWVTPHDNFHPVLDKPIFFYWLIALSLKLLGISEWAARLPSALAALGCVGLVYFFARDHWGRWPALWSALILLTSAEFFILARIVIFDMPLTFFLTLALCAFYDAGHCENLQRRRGMCLLLYSALGAATLIKGLIGIVVPGMVIFAYLLLTRQWAMLRRIYLLPGVLLFLLLVLPWYLEVGARHDGYLRYYFWDEHFGRFASDEFDRSQPWYYFIVVGLVGLFPWTLLLPTLLAGWRRKALDDKTLFVVLWAALPLLFFSLSRSKLPHYILPIFPALSLLIAVPLVNLCRESPKKAQRALLLTLGCHGLVACYFVIGIVYPAILPRTIGSGVSVLTHPVWLYGIMVAITLTLLACWQATRKTFRQEQLFVVQACALVASLAFVAQVISAPASARSAKGLAEKAAAMVRPDTQVVFYDTFQSGMAFYLRAEKPLWVVTYRNKKRTFLGNFYALGKRAEPIGPRGRALLDFDEFREQWKSVKRPMVILVKEKNRARLEAEIGAAPKQVGMVNDYVVLWKP, from the coding sequence GTGATCAACATCGTCCAGATATCGAACTCACAAACCGCTATTGCCGAGCATGACGATCGATTCGACCGGTTGGCGAGCTGGCTGCCTTGGATAGTTTTCGCTTGTGCGATTTTCATTCTATTTTTCCAACTCGGCGCCGCGCCGTTGTTCGAACCCGACGAGGGGCGAAATTCCGAGAAGGCGCGGGAAATTCTCGTGCTCCAAGACTGGGTCACGCCCCATGACAACTTTCATCCGGTGCTCGACAAGCCGATTTTTTTTTACTGGTTGATCGCGCTGTCGTTGAAACTCCTTGGCATTTCCGAATGGGCGGCGCGCTTGCCGTCGGCGCTCGCCGCGTTGGGCTGCGTCGGCCTGGTTTATTTTTTCGCCCGCGACCATTGGGGACGCTGGCCGGCGCTGTGGAGCGCGTTGATTCTGCTCACCAGCGCGGAATTTTTTATTCTCGCGCGCATCGTCATCTTTGACATGCCGTTGACGTTTTTCCTGACTCTGGCGCTGTGCGCTTTTTACGACGCCGGCCACTGTGAAAATCTCCAGCGGCGTAGAGGGATGTGTCTGCTGCTCTACAGTGCGCTCGGCGCCGCGACTTTGATCAAAGGGCTTATCGGCATCGTTGTTCCCGGCATGGTGATATTTGCTTATCTCTTGCTCACGCGGCAGTGGGCGATGCTGCGGCGCATTTATCTGCTTCCCGGCGTCTTGCTGTTTCTCCTCTTAGTATTGCCTTGGTATCTCGAAGTCGGCGCGCGCCATGACGGTTATTTGCGCTATTATTTTTGGGACGAACATTTCGGCCGCTTCGCCAGCGACGAATTCGATCGCAGCCAGCCATGGTATTATTTCATCGTCGTCGGCTTGGTCGGATTGTTTCCCTGGACCTTGTTGCTGCCCACGCTGCTTGCCGGTTGGCGCCGCAAGGCGCTTGACGACAAGACTTTGTTTGTCGTGCTCTGGGCGGCTTTGCCGTTGTTGTTTTTTTCCCTCTCCAGGTCAAAACTGCCGCACTACATTCTGCCGATTTTCCCGGCCTTGTCGTTGTTGATCGCCGTGCCGCTGGTCAATCTTTGCCGCGAATCGCCAAAAAAAGCCCAGCGCGCGCTGCTGCTCACTTTGGGCTGCCATGGGCTCGTGGCATGCTATTTTGTCATTGGGATCGTTTATCCGGCAATCTTGCCGCGTACTATAGGCAGCGGTGTCAGCGTGCTAACCCATCCGGTCTGGCTTTATGGCATCATGGTTGCCATAACCCTGACTCTGCTTGCGTGCTGGCAAGCAACACGGAAAACTTTCCGCCAGGAGCAACTCTTTGTCGTTCAAGCCTGTGCCTTGGTCGCGTCCTTGGCTTTTGTCGCGCAGGTAATTAGCGCGCCCGCTTCGGCGCGCTCGGCTAAGGGTTTGGCGGAAAAAGCTGCGGCGATGGTTCGGCCTGACACCCAAGTGGTGTTTTACGATACCTTTCAATCGGGCATGGCTTTTTATCTGCGCGCCGAGAAACCGCTCTGGGTGGTGACCTATCGCAACAAGAAGCGGACGTTTTTGGGGAATTTTTACGCCCTGGGCAAACGGGCAGAGCCTATCGGTCCGCGCGGCCGGGCGTTGTTGGATTTCGACGAGTTTCGCGAACAGTGGAAAAGCGTCAAACGACCGATGGTGATCTTGGTTAAGGAAAAAAATCGCGCTCGTCTCGAAGCGGAAATTGGCGCCGCGCCCAAACAGGTCGGCATGGTCAACGATTACGTGGTACTTTGGAAACCTTAA
- a CDS encoding undecaprenyl-diphosphate phosphatase has protein sequence MNSWTIAAVLGVVEGVTEFLPVSSTGHLIIAGHMLGFVGDKASSFEVAIQLGAILSVVFLYWHRFAGLMPISGQSLLGSGSNLKGWPGILRIVMATFPALSIAFVARHAIKERLFNPEAVSVALLVGGVAILLVERSIAQRRSVALEDISLMQAFGIGLFQVLALWPGTSRAAATIVGGMLLGLDRKGAAEFSFLIAVPVLCAASGYELIKMRGQLAGEDLVALGIGFVISFVVAFITVKGFVSFLSRGRLAPFAWYRIVVSPIFYFLTRGTGL, from the coding sequence ATGAATAGTTGGACAATCGCAGCGGTGTTGGGTGTGGTCGAAGGGGTAACGGAGTTTTTGCCGGTGTCGTCGACCGGCCATTTGATTATCGCCGGCCACATGCTTGGCTTTGTCGGCGACAAAGCGTCGAGCTTCGAAGTGGCGATCCAATTGGGCGCCATTCTCTCGGTGGTGTTTCTTTATTGGCACCGATTCGCCGGGCTGATGCCGATTTCCGGCCAATCGCTGCTCGGCTCGGGTTCGAATTTAAAGGGTTGGCCGGGAATCTTGCGCATCGTCATGGCGACGTTTCCGGCGTTGTCGATCGCCTTTGTCGCGCGCCACGCGATCAAGGAGCGCTTGTTCAATCCCGAAGCGGTGTCGGTGGCCTTGTTGGTTGGCGGCGTGGCGATTCTGCTGGTCGAGCGCTCCATCGCCCAGCGGCGTTCGGTCGCCCTGGAGGACATTTCACTGATGCAGGCTTTCGGTATCGGTCTGTTTCAAGTTCTCGCCTTGTGGCCGGGGACATCGCGGGCGGCGGCGACGATTGTCGGCGGCATGCTGCTCGGCCTCGACCGCAAAGGCGCGGCTGAGTTTTCTTTTTTAATCGCCGTGCCGGTGTTGTGCGCCGCCAGCGGTTACGAGCTGATCAAAATGCGCGGCCAACTGGCTGGTGAAGATTTAGTCGCTCTGGGCATCGGCTTCGTGATCTCATTTGTCGTCGCTTTTATTACCGTCAAAGGCTTCGTCAGTTTTCTCAGCCGCGGCCGGCTCGCGCCGTTCGCTTGGTATCGCATCGTGGTGTCGCCGATTTTTTACTTTCTGACCCGCGGTACTGGACTTTAA
- a CDS encoding energy transducer TonB — MLDNTSSEWGESELSSLFRSRFLFSSLLFHALLFYVALHAGSLALPKAENNPPISVQLMEVRSGLDTKSIGPGQGAGGPRTMPKLGVPIPPAERVGKIDSGSVETNVPAPTTNNVEAVPPPKPVALPGPKVLALDTRREAINSKETSADSLVRLPTKESATHLPANAAADLDAHQRSLAALKGGSDNVGIKALKEGGQIPGALAGSGTGAGPFGVPGGSRSGTGIVGGGTGTGTGGGGATGLKGIPAADYGNYLNQLKKRVESAWKYPDNISGVQKVAIRFILDRAGKLTLSEVLESSDTRLNASALDAIRRASPFPAIPDSLKDLANEPMIIRFEVAIRVRG, encoded by the coding sequence ATGCTCGACAACACTTCCAGCGAATGGGGAGAGTCGGAACTTTCCTCGCTCTTTCGCAGCCGGTTTTTATTTTCTTCGCTGCTGTTTCATGCACTGTTATTTTATGTCGCGCTCCACGCCGGCAGTCTCGCGCTGCCCAAAGCGGAAAACAATCCGCCGATTTCCGTACAGCTGATGGAAGTGCGCAGCGGCTTGGACACCAAGAGCATCGGCCCTGGGCAGGGCGCCGGCGGTCCGCGCACCATGCCGAAATTGGGCGTACCGATCCCACCGGCTGAGCGCGTTGGCAAGATCGACAGCGGCTCAGTGGAAACCAACGTCCCGGCGCCGACAACGAATAATGTCGAAGCCGTGCCGCCGCCAAAACCGGTCGCATTGCCTGGACCGAAAGTCTTGGCCCTCGACACGCGCCGCGAAGCGATCAACAGCAAAGAAACCTCAGCCGACTCGCTAGTCCGACTTCCGACCAAGGAAAGCGCTACCCATTTGCCGGCCAACGCCGCCGCCGATCTCGACGCCCATCAAAGAAGCCTAGCCGCGCTCAAAGGCGGCAGTGATAACGTCGGTATCAAAGCGCTCAAAGAAGGCGGCCAAATTCCCGGCGCGCTGGCTGGCAGCGGCACTGGCGCCGGCCCTTTCGGCGTACCCGGCGGCAGCCGTAGCGGCACCGGCATCGTCGGCGGTGGCACCGGCACCGGTACGGGCGGCGGCGGCGCCACGGGGCTCAAGGGAATTCCGGCGGCGGATTACGGTAATTATTTGAACCAGCTAAAAAAACGCGTCGAGTCGGCGTGGAAGTATCCGGATAATATTTCCGGCGTGCAAAAAGTTGCCATCCGCTTCATTCTCGACCGCGCCGGCAAACTGACGCTCTCGGAAGTATTGGAGTCGTCAGATACGCGCTTGAACGCCAGCGCCTTAGACGCGATCCGGCGCGCTTCGCCGTTTCCAGCGATCCCCGACAGTTTAAAAGATCTCGCCAACGAGCCGATGATCATCCGCTTCGAAGTCGCCATCCGCGTGCGCGGTTAG